A genomic segment from Parolsenella catena encodes:
- a CDS encoding heparan-alpha-glucosaminide N-acetyltransferase produces the protein MNAEHSAKPNNRIHGYDVIRGFSVISMIGFHLCYDLVYLYGVNLSWFRPPLQDVWRASISWTFILVAGIMATYSRSNFKRGCRYLVVAAVIFLVTTVVAVDTPISFGIIYCMGASTLVAEAIRCLMPKELSDRKSMALFAALLGAFLLCLDIPSGTFGLKALGGPYLRMPSAPYESGLLSWLGFPGPTFASGDYYTPLPFTLLYLAGTMLAKPVRESTKVSHALANLRCRPLEFVGRHALEFYVLHQPLVLAALMAVFGR, from the coding sequence ATGAATGCGGAACACAGCGCAAAGCCAAACAACAGAATCCATGGCTACGACGTTATCCGGGGGTTCTCGGTCATATCAATGATCGGCTTCCACCTTTGCTATGACCTCGTGTATCTCTATGGGGTTAACCTGAGTTGGTTTCGCCCTCCCCTGCAGGATGTCTGGCGCGCCTCGATATCCTGGACGTTCATCCTGGTTGCCGGAATCATGGCAACCTACTCGAGAAGCAACTTCAAGAGAGGGTGCAGGTATCTCGTTGTTGCTGCAGTAATCTTTCTGGTCACAACGGTAGTCGCCGTGGACACTCCCATCAGCTTTGGCATCATCTACTGCATGGGCGCCAGCACGCTCGTCGCAGAAGCCATACGGTGCCTCATGCCAAAAGAGCTGTCCGACAGGAAGTCCATGGCTCTCTTTGCCGCGTTGCTAGGCGCGTTTCTGCTTTGCCTCGATATCCCGAGTGGGACGTTCGGGCTCAAGGCATTAGGAGGTCCCTACCTCAGAATGCCCTCCGCGCCCTACGAGAGCGGGCTGTTGAGTTGGCTCGGCTTCCCAGGGCCCACCTTCGCGTCGGGAGACTACTACACGCCACTGCCCTTTACGCTGCTCTATCTTGCGGGAACCATGCTGGCAAAGCCCGTCAGGGAAAGCACGAAGGTAAGCCACGCGCTTGCGAACCTCAGGTGCAGGCCCCTCGAGTTCGTTGGAAGGCACGCACTTGAGTTCTACGTGCTACACCAGCCATTGGTGCTCGCGGCCCTCATGGCCGTCTTTGGGAGATAG
- the lexA gene encoding transcriptional repressor LexA, with amino-acid sequence MSEVKISARQQQAYDFICSFTATHGYPPSVREIGAAIGLSSPSTVHSHLHRLEKAGYIRRDPNKPRTIEITGPGSERFQQPTNLASVSQDVDGGTVTLPVVGRVAAGTPILAEQNVEEVMTLPTSLIGDSSSFILRVRGESMINAGIFDGDYIVVKEQHDAHNGEIVVALIDDSATVKTFYREKNRIRLQPENDTMEPIYADNPTILGRVTGLLRSL; translated from the coding sequence ATGTCTGAGGTAAAGATATCCGCACGCCAGCAGCAGGCCTATGACTTCATATGCAGCTTCACGGCAACGCACGGCTACCCGCCCTCAGTACGAGAGATCGGGGCCGCAATCGGGCTCTCGTCCCCCTCGACAGTGCATTCGCACCTTCACCGTCTCGAGAAGGCCGGATACATACGCCGCGACCCCAACAAGCCACGCACGATCGAGATAACCGGTCCGGGAAGCGAAAGATTCCAGCAGCCCACGAACCTTGCAAGCGTTTCCCAAGACGTTGATGGCGGAACCGTCACCCTGCCAGTCGTGGGAAGGGTAGCAGCCGGAACGCCCATCTTGGCCGAGCAAAACGTCGAGGAGGTCATGACGCTCCCCACGTCTCTCATCGGCGACTCAAGCTCGTTCATCCTCCGCGTCCGCGGCGAATCGATGATCAACGCAGGCATCTTCGACGGTGACTACATCGTCGTCAAAGAGCAGCATGATGCTCACAACGGAGAGATCGTCGTTGCGCTCATCGATGACTCCGCCACGGTCAAGACCTTCTATCGCGAGAAGAATCGAATTCGCCTTCAGCCGGAGAACGACACGATGGAACCCATCTACGCAGACAACCCAACGATTCTTGGCAGGGTGACCGGACTTCTCAGGTCTCTTTAG
- the nrdR gene encoding transcriptional regulator NrdR produces the protein MRCPKCGCEESKVVDSRPAENNDSIRRRRECVSCGFRFTTYERREELPLVVRKHDGSKEPFDREKLMRGLVRATVKRDIPIDVLDKLIGDIESELRDHGTTEVDSSALGEMVLHRLADIDKVAYVRFASVYRDFKDIEEFSAELRRLSGE, from the coding sequence ATGCGCTGTCCCAAATGCGGCTGCGAGGAGTCCAAGGTCGTTGACTCCAGGCCCGCCGAGAACAATGACTCAATCAGGCGCCGCCGTGAATGCGTCTCCTGCGGCTTTAGGTTCACCACGTACGAGCGCCGCGAGGAGCTTCCGCTTGTCGTCCGCAAGCATGACGGGTCCAAGGAGCCCTTCGATCGTGAGAAGCTCATGCGCGGTCTCGTTCGCGCAACCGTCAAGCGCGACATCCCCATTGACGTTCTCGACAAGCTCATCGGCGACATCGAGAGCGAGCTGAGGGACCATGGCACAACTGAGGTGGATTCGAGCGCCCTTGGCGAGATGGTCCTGCATCGCCTTGCTGACATTGACAAGGTTGCCTACGTGCGCTTCGCCTCGGTCTACCGTGACTTCAAGGATATCGAGGAGTTTTCCGCGGAGCTGAGGAGGCTCTCTGGTGAGTAG
- the dut gene encoding dUTP diphosphatase — MSSELISLPIKRLDPEVELPAYAYEGDAGLDLRSNEDIVLAPFERRLISTGLAIAIPEGYAGFVQPRSGLALREGLSMVNTPGLIDAHYRGELKVCAINLDPENPIRVERGERIAQLVIQEVPKVCLHEVDELDETDRGCGGFGSSGIN, encoded by the coding sequence GTGAGTAGCGAATTAATCTCTCTTCCCATCAAGCGCCTCGACCCCGAGGTGGAGCTTCCGGCCTATGCCTATGAGGGAGACGCGGGCCTCGACTTGCGCTCCAACGAGGACATCGTTCTGGCTCCTTTTGAGCGCCGCCTCATCTCCACGGGCCTTGCGATCGCGATTCCCGAGGGTTATGCGGGCTTCGTTCAGCCGAGGAGTGGTCTGGCCCTTCGCGAGGGTCTCTCGATGGTCAACACTCCAGGACTGATCGATGCCCACTACCGTGGTGAGCTCAAGGTCTGCGCAATCAACCTCGATCCCGAGAACCCGATCCGTGTCGAGAGGGGCGAGAGAATCGCCCAGCTCGTCATCCAGGAGGTCCCGAAGGTCTGTCTGCATGAGGTCGATGAGCTGGACGAGACCGACCGAGGCTGCGGCGGATTTGGATCGAGCGGCATCAACTAG
- a CDS encoding NAD(P)/FAD-dependent oxidoreductase, with amino-acid sequence MSLLRTHELVVIGGGPAGLSAAIYATRAGLTPVVIESGSFGGQISTTDELDNYPGLDNVGGVELGERMRAHAERLGAEFSYDAIKSIELDAGTATFRLQGEESYEASAVVYAAGASPRKVGFVGENAYLGRGVSYCATCDGMFYRGKQVFVVGGGNTACEEATYLARLAEKVTLLVRKDHLRAMSSLANSVLENPKIEVRYLTSIVELRGREGAVTSLPDTIVLSVGEAGATPHIEELSFAPGSFGVFVAVGREPRSELVSDLVDLDADGYVLTNDSMETRTPGLFCAGDVRTKPLRQVVTAASDGAVAAVSAATYLSRL; translated from the coding sequence ATGTCACTGCTTCGGACGCATGAACTTGTGGTCATAGGCGGAGGCCCCGCCGGCCTGTCTGCCGCCATCTACGCCACCCGTGCGGGCCTCACTCCAGTCGTCATCGAGTCCGGCTCGTTTGGTGGGCAAATTTCGACCACGGACGAGTTGGACAATTATCCTGGTCTGGATAACGTTGGTGGCGTGGAGCTTGGCGAGCGTATGCGTGCCCACGCCGAGCGGCTTGGGGCCGAGTTCTCCTACGACGCCATTAAGAGCATTGAGCTTGATGCTGGCACCGCAACGTTTCGTCTTCAGGGCGAGGAGAGCTATGAGGCCAGCGCTGTAGTGTATGCGGCCGGCGCCTCACCGAGGAAGGTAGGCTTTGTCGGTGAGAATGCTTATCTTGGCAGGGGAGTCTCATATTGCGCCACATGTGACGGCATGTTCTATCGCGGCAAGCAGGTCTTTGTCGTTGGTGGGGGCAACACTGCCTGTGAGGAGGCAACCTACCTCGCAAGGCTTGCCGAGAAGGTAACGCTTCTCGTGCGAAAGGACCACCTGAGGGCGATGAGCTCGCTTGCCAACTCCGTTCTTGAGAATCCGAAGATTGAAGTTAGGTACCTAACTTCAATTGTTGAGCTTCGCGGACGTGAGGGGGCGGTGACGTCACTCCCTGACACCATCGTGCTGTCTGTTGGCGAGGCAGGAGCCACTCCACACATCGAGGAGCTTTCGTTTGCGCCTGGGTCCTTTGGCGTCTTTGTTGCCGTTGGCCGCGAGCCGAGATCCGAGCTTGTAAGCGATCTTGTAGACCTGGATGCGGACGGCTACGTCCTCACAAACGATTCCATGGAGACGCGCACCCCTGGTCTCTTCTGCGCTGGTGACGTGAGAACAAAGCCGCTGAGGCAGGTTGTGACCGCAGCATCTGACGGCGCTGTTGCAGCCGTCAGTGCCGCCACATATCTTTCGCGGTTATGA
- a CDS encoding ClC family H(+)/Cl(-) exchange transporter, whose protein sequence is MSLVWEGALVGLFAGALVTLYRLALTWGEHTLRQIIASFSASIANVALWGAALLIMAVVVAALVRWEPATSGSGIPQVDAEVMGAMEAPWHRVTAAKFVEGTLGALGGLSLGREGPSVQLGGMAGKGVSRMLGRGRGEERLLVTCGAGAGMAAAFHAPLTGVMFALEEIHKTFNAPLIISVMMSAVMSDYVTSQVLGLKPVISFTLSEVIPHEAYGLLLVFGLVMGAIGALHNIGMFELQNLLSKIRYRSPYLRYVIPFALAGLVALAAPDLMCGGDAILEMLMRPQGIGLVALTTILLGKYLFTGVCFGAGTPGGTLFPLVIMGALAGAIFGTAATRVLGMSSDFIMNFMVLGIAGMFAGAIRAPVTAVVLAFELTGSLEQLLSLAIVSIIAYVTANLMRVDAYYEHLLARQLGTSADEAHEHWGSHGRQLQSYVIEAGCSAADKLISQIEWPERTLVVSVRRCGRELVPNGDTKLLEGDRILVLLDEQEDGDNERVVRRICHGTFAPPEKLEK, encoded by the coding sequence GTGAGCCTCGTGTGGGAAGGAGCGCTCGTCGGTCTGTTTGCCGGGGCGCTCGTAACGCTCTACAGGCTTGCGCTCACGTGGGGCGAGCACACGCTGAGGCAGATCATCGCGAGCTTCTCTGCCTCTATCGCAAACGTGGCGCTCTGGGGCGCGGCACTCCTCATCATGGCCGTTGTCGTGGCCGCACTCGTACGCTGGGAGCCAGCGACGTCCGGCTCGGGAATACCGCAGGTAGACGCAGAGGTCATGGGTGCCATGGAGGCTCCCTGGCACCGCGTGACCGCCGCAAAGTTCGTAGAGGGAACGCTCGGCGCGCTTGGCGGTCTTTCCCTTGGCAGGGAGGGACCATCGGTCCAGCTTGGCGGCATGGCCGGCAAGGGCGTCTCGCGCATGCTCGGCCGTGGAAGGGGAGAGGAGCGCCTTCTCGTCACCTGCGGTGCCGGTGCGGGCATGGCGGCAGCCTTTCATGCGCCCCTCACGGGCGTGATGTTCGCGCTTGAGGAGATCCACAAGACGTTCAACGCGCCCCTCATCATCTCCGTCATGATGAGCGCCGTCATGAGCGACTACGTGACGAGCCAAGTCCTCGGACTCAAGCCGGTCATTAGCTTCACGCTCTCTGAGGTCATCCCTCACGAAGCCTATGGGCTTCTCCTCGTCTTCGGGCTTGTCATGGGCGCAATCGGCGCCCTGCACAACATCGGCATGTTCGAGCTGCAGAATCTCCTTTCCAAGATCAGGTATCGCTCGCCCTACCTTCGCTACGTGATCCCGTTCGCCCTGGCGGGATTGGTGGCACTCGCGGCGCCCGATCTCATGTGCGGCGGGGACGCGATTCTCGAAATGCTCATGCGTCCGCAGGGCATTGGACTGGTTGCACTCACCACGATCCTTCTTGGAAAGTATCTCTTCACTGGCGTCTGCTTTGGAGCTGGGACGCCGGGAGGAACGCTCTTTCCACTCGTGATAATGGGCGCGCTCGCGGGAGCGATATTTGGAACTGCCGCAACTCGCGTGCTTGGGATGAGCTCGGACTTCATCATGAACTTCATGGTGCTGGGCATCGCAGGCATGTTCGCCGGCGCCATCAGGGCCCCCGTGACCGCCGTAGTGCTCGCATTCGAGCTCACGGGGAGCCTCGAGCAGCTGCTGTCGCTTGCGATCGTGAGCATCATCGCCTATGTCACGGCAAACCTCATGCGGGTTGACGCCTACTATGAGCATCTGCTTGCGCGGCAGCTTGGTACCTCCGCGGACGAGGCGCACGAGCACTGGGGCAGCCACGGCCGTCAGCTCCAGTCGTATGTCATAGAGGCCGGATGCAGCGCAGCAGACAAGCTCATCTCTCAGATTGAGTGGCCCGAGAGAACGCTAGTGGTGTCCGTGCGGCGTTGCGGCAGGGAGCTCGTTCCAAACGGTGACACCAAGCTGCTCGAAGGCGATCGAATCCTCGTCCTTCTCGATGAGCAGGAAGACGGAGACAACGAGCGCGTCGTTCGCAGAATCTGCCATGGGACGTTCGCTCCACCCGAGAAACTTGAGAAATAA
- a CDS encoding adenine phosphoribosyltransferase has protein sequence MDVANETPFPYENLVVDIPDYPEPGVVFKDITPLIADERGFSACVDAMTQHFLGKGVTKVVGSEARGFLIGTPVAYRLGAGFVPARKPGKLPREVYTQSYALEYGTDELQIHKDALSPDDRVIIVDDLVATAGTALATAKLVEQSGAKILGFSFILELAFLNPREAIGKEYSQEVYSLIKVD, from the coding sequence ATGGACGTCGCCAACGAGACACCATTCCCTTATGAGAACCTCGTCGTAGACATCCCGGACTATCCCGAACCCGGAGTCGTCTTCAAGGACATCACGCCACTCATTGCCGACGAGAGGGGCTTCTCCGCATGCGTCGATGCCATGACGCAGCACTTTCTTGGCAAGGGTGTCACGAAGGTCGTGGGATCGGAGGCGCGAGGGTTCCTCATCGGCACGCCTGTGGCCTATCGCCTGGGAGCGGGCTTCGTTCCGGCCCGCAAGCCCGGAAAGCTGCCGCGAGAAGTCTACACGCAGAGCTATGCCCTCGAGTATGGCACCGACGAGCTGCAGATTCACAAGGACGCGCTCTCGCCTGACGACCGCGTGATCATCGTCGACGACCTCGTTGCCACGGCCGGCACGGCCCTTGCCACGGCAAAGCTCGTCGAGCAGTCGGGGGCGAAGATCCTCGGCTTCTCCTTCATCCTCGAGCTCGCCTTCCTCAATCCGCGCGAGGCCATCGGCAAGGAGTACTCGCAGGAGGTCTACTCCCTGATAAAGGTGGACTAG
- the ftsR gene encoding transcriptional regulator FtsR: protein MADAGYLTIGKVVRRLQEQYPDLSISKVRYLEDEGLLTPSRTPGGYRLYSSRDIQRLETILYLQKTKFLPLSVIKDELDGRTTQEESTPEEMFGASRERASRISPELADEMHPIDRIPELLGVSLAIVRKMADCGLIRLVRSPAGRDLVRGQDLELIVTCAELTHFGIEPKNLRQYVAAANRETPMFEQALASISRHQGESEGERALRREMTLDRMLELTGSVRRSLIRRELLGDERSH from the coding sequence ATGGCCGACGCCGGCTATCTCACCATAGGCAAGGTTGTAAGAAGGCTCCAGGAGCAGTATCCCGACCTTTCCATCTCGAAGGTCCGCTACCTTGAGGACGAGGGGTTGCTCACGCCCTCTCGCACCCCTGGCGGATACCGTCTCTATTCCTCGCGCGACATTCAGCGTCTCGAGACGATCCTGTACCTGCAGAAGACGAAATTCCTGCCCCTGAGCGTTATCAAGGATGAGCTCGATGGCAGGACGACGCAGGAAGAGAGCACACCAGAAGAGATGTTTGGCGCGTCTCGTGAGCGCGCATCCAGGATCAGTCCTGAGCTTGCGGACGAGATGCACCCCATCGACAGGATTCCCGAGCTGTTGGGCGTAAGCTTGGCCATCGTAAGGAAGATGGCTGACTGCGGGCTCATCAGGCTTGTTCGCTCACCCGCGGGAAGGGATCTCGTGCGTGGCCAGGACCTCGAGCTCATCGTCACGTGTGCCGAGCTCACGCACTTTGGCATCGAGCCCAAGAACCTGCGCCAGTATGTTGCGGCAGCCAATCGCGAGACGCCCATGTTCGAGCAGGCGCTCGCGTCGATCTCCCGGCACCAGGGCGAGAGCGAGGGCGAGCGGGCGCTCAGGAGGGAGATGACGCTTGACAGGATGCTCGAGCTCACCGGATCCGTCAGGCGGTCCCTCATCAGAAGAGAGCTACTCGGAGACGAGCGCTCACACTAG
- a CDS encoding FHA domain-containing protein, with amino-acid sequence MSDENIKNAADATAIFCMPSADATVPDLMGSTRPGYPTLSILKGPQTGASFVLDTPEITIGRDPSSSVFLNDMTVSRRHAVLHINGNSARIEDLGSLNGTWVDGAIVKSAPIVDGSTIQVGTFRMVYHTTRPQRIQTGE; translated from the coding sequence ATGTCCGACGAGAACATCAAGAACGCAGCGGACGCCACGGCCATTTTCTGCATGCCCTCGGCGGACGCCACCGTGCCCGACCTCATGGGCTCGACGCGTCCCGGCTACCCAACCCTCTCCATCCTCAAGGGACCGCAGACGGGCGCCTCGTTCGTGCTCGACACGCCAGAGATCACGATTGGCCGCGACCCGTCGTCCTCCGTGTTTCTCAACGACATGACCGTCTCTCGTCGTCACGCGGTCCTGCACATCAACGGGAACTCTGCCCGCATCGAAGACCTCGGGTCTCTCAATGGGACTTGGGTTGACGGCGCCATCGTCAAGAGCGCACCGATCGTTGACGGCTCGACCATCCAGGTGGGGACGTTCCGCATGGTCTACCACACGACCCGTCCCCAGAGAATCCAGACGGGCGAGTAG
- a CDS encoding Rid family hydrolase, with product MYAISASRAPRTSAPFSEGTSAGRYVFVSAQPPADPKTGALVKGSLKEMASQCLDNVEAVLSELDLTLSDVTKVTVLLAGTDDFSAVDAACEERFPRPMPACSRVQVVSIAQGAPVAIEAIACR from the coding sequence ATGTATGCCATCTCGGCAAGTAGGGCGCCGCGGACCTCAGCGCCCTTTTCTGAGGGAACGAGTGCCGGCCGTTACGTGTTCGTCTCCGCACAGCCTCCCGCCGACCCCAAGACGGGCGCACTCGTCAAAGGCTCGCTCAAGGAGATGGCCTCACAATGCCTCGACAACGTCGAGGCGGTGCTCTCCGAACTCGACCTTACGCTTTCCGACGTCACGAAGGTAACAGTCCTGCTTGCCGGTACCGATGACTTCTCGGCTGTCGACGCCGCGTGCGAGGAACGTTTCCCCAGGCCCATGCCCGCCTGTTCTCGCGTGCAAGTGGTTTCCATCGCCCAGGGCGCCCCCGTCGCAATCGAGGCTATAGCCTGCCGATAG
- a CDS encoding D-alanyl-D-alanine carboxypeptidase family protein yields MGTRHSRVAAWTLVATFSVIAALVMVPRHALAADSEPSLSEAQAAIVVDSTGSVLYEKNPDEQINMASVTKVMTAVVALESGTPLDKVCTLSKPELAENAMVAGYEAGSTSSLEDLLHVMLVYSANDAAYEVAVAVAGSEDAFVQMMNDKAVELGMNDTHFENPHGLDADGHHSTVHDLAILARYAMTTQPFIADTVRMQSTTVNVNGIETTFPTVDHLLGSYDGLLGIKTGAGNYVTAFMGCARRHGTTLYTVVLGCQTREGRFTDTEALLDWAFGTYDSYVLASPEKAMGERPFAYDLALMCPVATQATTKGLVWPDAGPTTYVRTMSSTAQLCAPSDAAGVCTWSQAGRTVGACTYVATAKLTYARSGFGLVDELSPNLMGAKSA; encoded by the coding sequence ATGGGAACAAGACACTCGCGTGTGGCCGCCTGGACGCTCGTCGCTACGTTCTCCGTCATCGCCGCCCTCGTCATGGTGCCACGCCATGCCCTAGCCGCCGACTCCGAGCCCAGCCTCAGCGAGGCCCAGGCCGCCATCGTCGTGGACTCCACGGGCTCGGTGCTCTATGAGAAGAACCCGGACGAGCAGATCAACATGGCGTCGGTCACCAAGGTCATGACGGCGGTCGTGGCGCTCGAGAGTGGCACACCACTCGACAAGGTCTGCACCCTCTCGAAGCCAGAGCTTGCAGAGAACGCCATGGTGGCAGGCTACGAGGCCGGCAGCACGTCGAGCCTTGAGGACCTGCTCCACGTCATGCTCGTCTACTCCGCTAACGACGCCGCCTACGAGGTGGCCGTTGCTGTCGCTGGCTCCGAGGACGCCTTCGTCCAGATGATGAACGACAAGGCAGTCGAGCTCGGCATGAACGACACCCACTTCGAGAACCCCCACGGACTCGATGCCGACGGGCATCACTCGACCGTCCACGACCTCGCCATCCTCGCCCGCTACGCCATGACAACGCAGCCCTTCATCGCTGACACGGTCCGCATGCAGTCGACGACCGTCAACGTCAACGGCATCGAGACGACCTTTCCCACGGTCGACCACCTACTCGGCAGCTATGACGGGCTTCTGGGCATCAAGACGGGGGCAGGCAACTACGTGACGGCATTCATGGGCTGCGCCAGGCGCCATGGCACCACGCTCTACACCGTTGTCCTTGGCTGCCAGACGCGCGAGGGCCGCTTCACGGACACCGAGGCGCTGCTCGACTGGGCCTTTGGCACCTATGACTCGTACGTCCTCGCAAGTCCCGAGAAGGCCATGGGCGAGCGGCCCTTTGCCTATGACCTCGCGCTGATGTGTCCCGTTGCCACCCAGGCAACCACCAAGGGACTCGTATGGCCAGACGCCGGCCCCACGACCTATGTGAGGACCATGTCTTCAACGGCCCAGCTATGCGCACCGAGCGACGCCGCGGGCGTCTGCACATGGTCGCAGGCAGGACGCACGGTTGGGGCATGCACGTACGTCGCAACTGCTAAGCTTACCTATGCGAGGAGCGGTTTCGGTCTCGTTGACGAGCTGAGCCCCAACCTCATGGGAGCAAAGTCTGCCTAA
- a CDS encoding CDP-alcohol phosphatidyltransferase family protein: MTFRDWLEKKVSQGFEPDTSAPVGSSDNPSNRILTVANAFTVMRMLLTCLFLVLFIQGICRPLAIATYAVAACTDWADGQIARRTQTVSWFGKLLDPICDRFLLFTGVLGLVIVGELPVWVAILVIARDCYLAVGGLIVRRFRERPVDVVYIGKITTALLMFGFCDLLLGLPTIEGLGIIRAAWLPGLNSVGGPVGLLFVYAGCVMSVITAIVYTAEGAAIVRESIRRGRRS; the protein is encoded by the coding sequence TTGACGTTCAGGGATTGGCTAGAGAAGAAGGTAAGCCAGGGCTTCGAGCCCGACACGAGCGCGCCCGTGGGCAGCTCGGACAACCCTTCGAACAGGATTCTCACCGTGGCGAACGCCTTCACGGTCATGAGGATGCTGCTTACCTGCCTCTTCCTCGTGCTCTTCATCCAGGGCATCTGCCGGCCGCTCGCCATCGCCACCTACGCCGTCGCCGCATGCACGGACTGGGCGGACGGCCAGATTGCCAGGCGCACGCAGACGGTCAGCTGGTTTGGAAAGCTCCTCGATCCGATCTGCGACAGGTTTCTGCTCTTCACGGGCGTCCTTGGCCTCGTCATCGTCGGCGAGCTGCCCGTTTGGGTGGCCATCCTCGTCATCGCGAGGGACTGCTACCTCGCAGTTGGCGGCCTCATCGTGAGAAGATTCCGCGAGAGGCCGGTAGACGTGGTCTACATCGGCAAGATAACTACGGCGCTGCTCATGTTCGGGTTCTGCGACCTGCTCCTTGGGCTTCCCACCATCGAAGGACTCGGCATAATCAGGGCCGCGTGGCTTCCCGGTCTCAACTCCGTGGGTGGTCCCGTGGGCCTGCTGTTCGTCTACGCGGGATGCGTGATGTCCGTCATCACGGCTATCGTCTACACGGCGGAGGGTGCGGCCATCGTCAGAGAATCCATCAGAAGGGGACGTCGTAGCTAG